One window of Methanofervidicoccus abyssi genomic DNA carries:
- a CDS encoding HD domain-containing protein, with translation MSGDKIIRDPIYYDIHIKDSEMSLIDTLEFQRLRNIKQTGLTYMVYPSATHTRFEHSIGAMHIAGEVSKGLKGVDCDLIRIAALLHDIGHPPFSHSLEIRGYNHEYYTRKIVKKMDIENYSPREVIDVLQYKGPEGSLIGGDIDIDRIDYLLRDSYHTGVAYGSIDYNRLIKCIVLFEDNKPKLGILEKGVVAAESLLIARYQMYSSVYMHPTSRISETMLKNAVIYGIEEGLFEVRDLSKMDDIDLISILRDSEGESNKLIKMLDRRKLFKNVLVVRYNELSPYEKWILINLGEEEIRRIEEELSEKFNTTVFLDIPPYPKISEHRITVLAGERRYRLDEISPLAKNLKWAYMKSWDVRLYSPPDRYKELREKIDSTKLKEILLQFRDRCMESPILDILRREDRIRGRGKLLSIVKERGLSESEFLNELQKLIFSGLIREEVVKVRGIYRYDYSALEG, from the coding sequence ATGAGTGGAGATAAGATAATTCGGGATCCTATATACTACGATATCCATATCAAGGATAGTGAGATGTCTCTAATAGATACTTTAGAGTTTCAAAGACTGAGGAATATAAAGCAAACTGGATTAACTTATATGGTATATCCCAGTGCAACTCATACTCGTTTTGAACACTCCATAGGTGCCATGCATATTGCTGGGGAGGTTTCTAAGGGTTTAAAAGGGGTAGATTGTGATCTCATAAGGATAGCAGCATTACTTCACGATATAGGCCATCCTCCATTTTCTCACTCCTTAGAAATTAGAGGTTATAATCATGAATACTATACCAGGAAGATAGTGAAAAAGATGGATATCGAAAATTACTCTCCAAGGGAAGTTATAGATGTTCTGCAGTATAAAGGACCGGAAGGGTCATTAATAGGTGGGGATATAGATATAGACAGAATAGACTACCTACTAAGAGACAGCTATCATACAGGGGTGGCATACGGATCTATAGACTACAACAGGTTAATAAAGTGTATTGTACTATTCGAAGATAACAAACCTAAACTGGGTATATTGGAGAAAGGAGTAGTTGCGGCAGAATCCCTTCTCATAGCTAGGTATCAGATGTACTCCTCTGTATATATGCATCCAACCTCCAGGATCTCTGAGACAATGTTGAAGAATGCTGTTATCTATGGGATAGAAGAAGGTCTCTTTGAGGTAAGGGATCTCTCGAAGATGGACGATATAGACTTAATAAGTATATTAAGGGACTCCGAAGGGGAAAGTAATAAACTGATTAAGATGCTTGACAGAAGGAAGTTATTTAAGAATGTACTTGTAGTTAGATACAACGAGTTATCCCCCTATGAGAAGTGGATACTGATAAACCTTGGGGAAGAAGAGATCAGACGTATAGAAGAAGAACTCTCAGAGAAATTTAATACAACTGTATTCCTCGATATACCTCCTTATCCTAAGATAAGCGAGCACCGTATTACAGTACTTGCAGGCGAGAGAAGATACAGGTTAGATGAGATATCACCTCTTGCAAAGAATTTAAAATGGGCCTATATGAAATCCTGGGATGTTAGGCTGTACAGTCCTCCAGATAGATATAAGGAGTTGAGGGAAAAGATAGATAGCACCAAGTTGAAAGAAATACTCCTCCAATTCAGAGATAGGTGTATGGAGAGTCCCATCTTGGATATCCTCAGAAGAGAAGATAGAATAAGGGGAAGAGGAAAACTGTTAAGTATTGTAAAGGAGAGAGGTTTATCAGAGTCGGAGTTTTTAAATGAACTTCAAAAGTTGATATTCTCAGGTTTAATAAGAGAAGAGGTTGTAAAAGTAAGAGGTATCTACAGGTACGACTACTCTGCATTGGAGGGTTAA
- the hypD gene encoding hydrogenase formation protein HypD: MIDINDRRIIKRSIEAIKKLSSKLDNIKIMHLCGSHEHVICKYGIRDVLPENITVIPGPGCPVCVTTQKEIDTAIYLAEEGYTVVTLGDMYRVPGSRKSLMELQSEGADIRIVYGIGDAVRIAEKEGEKVVFIAIGFETTAPTTAAEVVNVRSRKIDNFYILNCHRQIPPVVEFLLEEGSNIQGFICPGHVATITGLKPYYKLCSRYKIPMIVAGFEPVDVLVSIVMILEQILNNSYKVENEYRRAVREEGNPIAQRLINEVFEPADMPWRGFPVIKNGGLKLRKKYRNLDIYYHEDIPEMKEVVNSNCICGEILRGKKLPTDCKLFGKYCTPINPVGSCMVSEEGTCYIFYKYRGFI; this comes from the coding sequence ATGATTGATATCAACGATAGAAGAATCATAAAAAGATCCATAGAAGCTATAAAAAAGCTATCCAGTAAATTAGATAATATTAAAATAATGCACCTCTGTGGATCTCATGAGCATGTTATATGTAAATATGGGATAAGGGATGTTCTACCTGAAAATATAACTGTTATTCCAGGTCCAGGATGTCCAGTATGTGTAACCACACAGAAGGAGATAGACACTGCCATATATCTTGCTGAAGAAGGTTATACAGTGGTAACACTGGGGGATATGTACAGAGTCCCAGGGAGTAGAAAATCTCTTATGGAACTTCAATCTGAGGGGGCAGATATAAGGATAGTCTATGGAATAGGGGACGCAGTTAGAATTGCAGAGAAAGAAGGGGAAAAAGTAGTGTTTATTGCCATTGGATTTGAAACTACTGCACCAACTACTGCCGCTGAAGTTGTCAATGTTAGATCTAGGAAGATAGATAACTTCTACATATTAAACTGTCATAGACAGATACCTCCAGTTGTAGAGTTCCTACTGGAGGAGGGAAGTAATATTCAGGGCTTCATATGTCCAGGGCATGTAGCTACTATTACAGGGCTAAAACCTTACTATAAACTCTGTAGCAGATATAAGATTCCTATGATAGTGGCAGGTTTTGAACCTGTGGATGTTTTAGTATCTATAGTAATGATATTGGAGCAGATACTAAACAACAGTTATAAGGTGGAGAACGAGTATAGAAGGGCTGTTAGGGAGGAAGGAAACCCTATTGCCCAGAGGTTGATAAATGAAGTATTTGAACCTGCAGATATGCCCTGGAGGGGATTCCCAGTAATAAAAAATGGGGGGCTAAAACTTAGGAAGAAATACAGGAATCTTGACATATACTACCATGAGGATATACCTGAGATGAAAGAAGTAGTGAACAGTAACTGTATATGTGGGGAAATACTTAGAGGTAAGAAGTTACCTACTGATTGTAAGTTGTTTGGAAAGTACTGTACTCCTATTAACCCTGTTGGAAGTTGTATGGTCTCCGAGGAAGGCACCTGTTATATATTTTATAAGTATAGGGGGTTTATTTGA
- a CDS encoding translation initiation factor IF-2 subunit gamma, giving the protein MGRVKQSELNIGMVGHVDHGKTSLTKLLTGVWTDTHSEELKRGITIRLGYADCEIRKCPKCPEPEAYTVEKVCPRCGAKTKLLRKVSFVDAPGHETLMATMLSGASLMDGAILVIAANEECPQPQTKEHLMALDVLGIKNIVIVQNKIDLVNEEKARENYEQIKKFIEGTIAEDAPIIPLSAHHGANVDVLLNAIQDLIPTPKRDPSLPARMYVARSFDVNKPGCEIKELKGGVIGGSIIQGVLEVGKEIEIRPGLKVTEGNKTYWEPIITKITSLRAGNLNVKKAYPGGLVGVGTELDPALTKADALSGSVAGEPGTLPETLDRITIDVHLLERVVGTKEEIKIEPLRTNEVLMINVGTATTVGVILSARDNVADIKLKLPVCAERGARVALSRRINARWRLIGYGIIQ; this is encoded by the coding sequence ATGGGAAGGGTTAAACAGTCGGAATTAAACATTGGAATGGTTGGACATGTTGATCACGGTAAAACTAGTTTAACTAAATTATTAACAGGAGTATGGACAGATACTCACAGTGAGGAGTTAAAGAGAGGTATTACTATAAGGTTAGGATATGCAGACTGTGAAATAAGAAAATGTCCAAAATGTCCTGAACCTGAAGCTTACACTGTAGAAAAGGTATGTCCAAGATGTGGTGCAAAAACTAAACTTTTAAGAAAGGTATCCTTTGTAGATGCTCCAGGGCATGAGACACTGATGGCTACGATGTTATCTGGTGCTTCTCTTATGGATGGTGCCATACTTGTTATTGCTGCAAATGAAGAGTGTCCCCAGCCCCAGACAAAGGAACACCTGATGGCATTGGATGTCTTAGGGATAAAGAATATAGTAATAGTGCAGAACAAGATAGATCTCGTTAACGAGGAAAAAGCTAGGGAAAATTATGAACAGATAAAGAAGTTCATAGAAGGCACTATTGCAGAGGATGCTCCTATTATACCTTTATCTGCTCACCATGGTGCAAATGTAGATGTACTTTTAAACGCTATCCAGGATCTTATTCCAACTCCTAAGAGGGATCCGAGCCTTCCAGCAAGGATGTACGTTGCAAGAAGTTTTGACGTAAATAAACCAGGTTGTGAGATAAAAGAATTAAAGGGAGGTGTTATTGGAGGGAGTATTATCCAGGGTGTGTTGGAGGTTGGAAAGGAAATAGAAATAAGGCCAGGATTGAAAGTTACCGAGGGGAATAAGACCTACTGGGAACCTATAATAACCAAGATTACATCCCTTAGGGCAGGCAATCTAAATGTGAAAAAGGCCTATCCAGGGGGACTGGTAGGTGTTGGTACAGAGTTAGATCCTGCCCTTACAAAGGCAGATGCTCTCAGTGGTAGTGTTGCAGGAGAGCCTGGAACCCTCCCTGAAACCCTCGATAGAATCACCATAGATGTCCATCTCCTGGAGAGAGTGGTAGGTACCAAGGAAGAGATAAAGATAGAACCTTTAAGGACAAACGAGGTACTTATGATAAATGTAGGTACTGCCACAACTGTTGGAGTTATTCTCTCTGCAAGGGATAATGTTGCAGATATAAAGTTGAAACTTCCGGTATGTGCAGAAAGAGGTGCAAGAGTAGCCCTAAGTAGGAGGATAAATGCGAGATGGAGATTGATAGGTTACGGAATAATACAGTAA
- a CDS encoding 2-amino-3,7-dideoxy-D-threo-hept-6-ulosonate synthase codes for MEIFENIKNIGKVIRLERIFNKDSERTVIIPMDHGVTIGPVKGLENMKETINAVAEGGANAVLVHKGIVRHGHRGYGKDIGLIIHLSAGTNLSPDPNKKVLVTSVEEAIRMGADAVSIHVNVGADSDYEMYRDLGRIAEICEYWGMPLIAMMYPRGRKIKDEKDPEAVAHAARLGAELGADIIKTNYTGDIDSFKEVVKGCPAPIVIAGGPKTKSDREFLQMVKDAIEAGAVGVATGRNVFQHRDISGITRAISMVVHEGADVEEALKFIKDH; via the coding sequence ATGGAAATATTTGAGAACATAAAGAATATAGGTAAAGTTATAAGATTAGAGAGGATATTTAACAAGGATTCGGAGAGGACTGTAATAATACCTATGGATCACGGAGTTACCATAGGACCTGTAAAAGGATTAGAGAATATGAAGGAGACGATAAATGCAGTAGCAGAAGGGGGAGCAAATGCTGTCTTAGTGCATAAGGGTATAGTGAGACATGGTCATAGGGGTTACGGGAAGGATATAGGTTTAATAATCCATCTCTCTGCAGGGACAAATCTATCTCCAGATCCAAATAAAAAGGTTTTAGTTACTTCCGTTGAAGAAGCTATAAGGATGGGAGCAGATGCTGTCTCTATACATGTGAACGTCGGGGCAGATTCAGATTACGAGATGTACAGAGATTTAGGTAGAATAGCTGAAATATGTGAGTACTGGGGCATGCCCCTAATAGCCATGATGTACCCAAGAGGTAGGAAGATAAAGGATGAAAAAGATCCTGAGGCTGTAGCTCATGCTGCGAGATTAGGTGCTGAATTAGGAGCAGATATAATAAAAACCAACTACACTGGAGATATCGACTCCTTCAAGGAGGTTGTAAAGGGATGTCCTGCACCGATTGTAATTGCAGGAGGTCCAAAAACTAAAAGTGATAGAGAGTTCCTACAGATGGTTAAGGATGCTATAGAGGCTGGAGCAGTTGGAGTGGCTACTGGAAGGAATGTATTCCAACACAGGGACATATCTGGAATCACAAGGGCAATATCCATGGTTGTCCATGAAGGTGCAGATGTTGAGGAGGCTCTGAAGTTTATTAAGGATCATTAA
- a CDS encoding bifunctional N(6)-L-threonylcarbamoyladenine synthase/serine/threonine protein kinase: MIVLGLEGTAEKTGVGVIDSEGNILFNKTVMYKPPVQGINPREAADHHAETFPKLIKEAFEYVPKEEIDLVAFSQGPGLGPSLRVTATAARTLALSMKKPIIGVNHCIAHVEIGKLVTDAQDPLTLYVSGGNTQILAYVGGRYRIFGETLDIAIGNCLDQFARNCGLPHPGGPYVEKLAKEGSRLLDLPYTIKGMDITFSGLLTAAIKKYEQGERLENVCFSLQEVAFSMLTEITERALAHTDKGEVMLVGGVAVNGRLREMLRDMCEEQGVDFYVPRRDLCGDNGVMIAYLGLLMYLSGRRMSIEETKPIPNYRSDTVEVTWIDEEGGRKRRKIPEHLIGKGAEANIRRIYYLGWECVVKERVKKKYRLEELDTTIRLRRTVREGRFLYLIKDYGILSPYIFDIDKKNYTLTMSYIPGNLAKDEIERGNLDCCYNIGVIVGKLHERDIIHNDLTTSNFIVVKEGDTDDSKEVVEDYNGTKIYGSCTQRVLEDCEDCENDLEIDRKLLEKNKVYIIDFGLGKFSSMLEDKTIDLIVLKKSIMSTHYRVFEDVWKRILEGYKVYKEWKEVVDYMGEVEKRGRYC; encoded by the coding sequence ATGATAGTTCTGGGACTGGAAGGTACCGCCGAAAAAACTGGTGTGGGGGTTATAGATTCAGAAGGTAATATACTCTTCAATAAAACTGTGATGTATAAACCACCTGTACAAGGTATAAATCCAAGAGAGGCTGCAGATCACCATGCAGAAACCTTTCCTAAGTTGATTAAAGAAGCCTTTGAATATGTGCCTAAGGAAGAAATAGATCTAGTAGCATTCTCCCAGGGGCCAGGGTTAGGTCCAAGTCTGAGAGTTACTGCAACTGCAGCAAGAACTTTGGCACTGTCAATGAAAAAACCTATAATAGGTGTTAACCACTGTATAGCACATGTTGAGATTGGAAAGTTGGTGACTGATGCCCAGGATCCCCTAACACTCTATGTAAGTGGTGGAAATACTCAGATATTGGCATACGTTGGAGGTAGATATAGAATATTTGGGGAAACATTGGATATTGCCATAGGTAACTGTCTCGACCAGTTTGCAAGGAACTGTGGCCTGCCCCATCCAGGAGGACCATACGTGGAGAAACTTGCTAAGGAAGGTAGTAGGTTGTTGGATCTACCATACACCATTAAAGGAATGGATATAACGTTCTCGGGGCTCCTAACTGCAGCTATAAAGAAGTATGAACAGGGGGAGAGACTGGAAAATGTATGCTTCTCCCTTCAGGAGGTAGCGTTTTCCATGCTTACAGAGATTACAGAGAGGGCTCTGGCACATACAGATAAGGGAGAGGTAATGTTAGTTGGAGGAGTAGCAGTTAATGGTAGACTTAGGGAGATGTTAAGGGATATGTGTGAAGAGCAGGGAGTGGATTTCTACGTACCTAGGAGGGATCTCTGTGGAGATAATGGAGTAATGATAGCCTACTTGGGGCTGTTGATGTATCTCAGTGGTAGGAGGATGTCTATAGAGGAGACAAAACCCATTCCTAACTACAGGAGTGATACTGTAGAGGTAACTTGGATAGATGAAGAAGGAGGTAGGAAAAGAAGAAAGATACCAGAGCATCTTATAGGAAAGGGGGCAGAGGCAAATATAAGGAGAATCTACTATCTAGGTTGGGAGTGTGTTGTAAAAGAGAGGGTAAAAAAGAAGTATAGATTGGAAGAGCTAGATACAACTATAAGACTGAGGAGGACTGTAAGGGAGGGAAGGTTCTTATATCTAATCAAAGATTATGGTATATTATCTCCCTATATATTCGACATAGATAAGAAGAATTACACGTTAACTATGAGTTATATTCCTGGGAACCTTGCAAAGGATGAGATAGAGAGAGGTAACTTGGATTGTTGTTATAACATCGGTGTTATAGTAGGAAAACTCCACGAAAGGGATATAATACATAACGACCTAACGACATCTAACTTTATAGTTGTAAAGGAGGGGGATACAGATGACAGTAAGGAAGTTGTTGAAGATTATAATGGTACTAAGATATATGGTAGCTGTACTCAAAGGGTTTTGGAAGATTGTGAAGACTGTGAGAATGATCTTGAAATTGATAGGAAACTTCTCGAAAAGAATAAGGTCTATATTATAGACTTTGGGTTAGGTAAATTTTCAAGTATGTTGGAGGATAAGACTATTGATCTTATAGTTCTTAAGAAGTCTATTATGAGTACCCACTATAGAGTATTTGAGGATGTGTGGAAGAGGATATTGGAAGGTTATAAGGTGTATAAGGAATGGAAGGAGGTAGTTGACTATATGGGTGAGGTGGAAAAGAGGGGAAGGTATTGTTAA
- the sepS gene encoding O-phosphoserine--tRNA ligase, which yields MFNRKEILEMAKKDFEGVWRTTKELLPKRHIDRRYPRIKMEYGKSHPVMDTIQKLRECYLRMGFEEYINPLIVDEREIYKQFGPEALAVLDRCFYLAGLPRPDVGLGRDKIEKIESLGIEMTLNKAENLRKTLHKYKKGVIDGDDLVLEISRALEVSSEMGLKVLEEVFPEFKKLAPEPLSLTLRSHMTSGWFITISHLIGKKPLPFKLFSIDRCFRREQREDRSHLITYHSASCVVVGEDVSIDDGMAVAEGLLSQLGFSRFKFKPDEKKSKYYAPDTQTEVYAYHPKLGEWLEVATFGIYSPIALSEYGIDVPVMNLGLGVERLAMILYNYEDVRRMVYPQLYDIILDDRDIAYMIHIDKIPVTDELYNLGLDLIDICIKNKDKPAPCEVVLEREIEFYNVKKNIRITIYEKEEGKKLLGPSVLNEIYVYDGNIIGISESDEGIKEEYRKLVEDTRRYGIPTGIRYIDAISFKVAYKIEEALVSNVDHLKIRVPIVRNLGDVNLRLEDIAFRYIVGKGKVIDVRGPVFLNVEVDIC from the coding sequence ATGTTCAACAGGAAAGAAATCTTAGAAATGGCAAAGAAGGATTTTGAAGGGGTTTGGAGAACTACAAAGGAGTTGCTACCTAAGAGACATATAGATAGGAGATATCCAAGAATAAAAATGGAGTACGGAAAATCTCATCCAGTGATGGATACTATACAGAAGTTGAGGGAGTGTTATTTAAGGATGGGGTTCGAGGAATATATAAATCCCTTAATAGTAGATGAAAGAGAGATATATAAACAGTTTGGCCCAGAGGCCCTTGCTGTATTGGATAGGTGTTTCTACTTAGCAGGTCTTCCCAGGCCGGATGTAGGTTTAGGGAGAGACAAGATAGAGAAGATAGAGAGTTTAGGTATAGAGATGACCTTAAATAAGGCGGAGAACCTGAGAAAAACTCTCCATAAGTATAAGAAAGGTGTTATTGATGGAGACGATTTAGTGCTGGAGATAAGTAGAGCTCTTGAGGTGTCCAGTGAGATGGGATTGAAGGTACTGGAGGAGGTATTTCCAGAGTTCAAAAAGTTAGCACCTGAGCCTCTATCTCTAACACTACGGAGTCACATGACATCTGGCTGGTTTATCACAATATCTCATCTTATAGGCAAAAAACCCCTTCCCTTTAAACTGTTCTCCATAGATAGGTGTTTTAGAAGGGAACAGAGAGAAGATAGGAGCCATCTTATAACGTATCACTCTGCCTCCTGTGTGGTGGTAGGAGAGGATGTCTCCATAGATGACGGTATGGCTGTTGCAGAGGGATTACTCTCTCAACTTGGATTCAGTAGGTTTAAATTTAAACCTGATGAGAAGAAAAGTAAATACTACGCTCCAGATACCCAGACTGAGGTTTATGCATATCATCCAAAGTTAGGGGAGTGGTTAGAGGTTGCTACATTTGGTATATACTCTCCCATTGCACTAAGTGAGTATGGAATAGATGTACCTGTTATGAACTTAGGTCTTGGTGTTGAGAGACTGGCGATGATTCTGTATAACTATGAAGATGTAAGGAGGATGGTATATCCACAACTTTACGATATTATTTTAGATGATAGAGATATTGCTTATATGATACATATTGACAAGATACCAGTAACTGATGAACTTTACAACTTAGGACTAGATCTTATAGATATCTGTATAAAGAACAAGGATAAACCTGCCCCCTGCGAAGTAGTACTTGAGAGAGAAATAGAGTTTTACAATGTGAAGAAAAATATAAGAATTACCATTTACGAGAAGGAAGAAGGCAAGAAGTTGTTAGGCCCTTCTGTATTAAATGAAATATACGTATACGATGGTAATATCATAGGAATATCAGAGTCGGATGAAGGTATTAAGGAGGAATATAGAAAACTTGTAGAAGATACTAGGAGGTATGGTATTCCCACTGGAATAAGATATATAGATGCTATCTCCTTTAAAGTTGCTTATAAGATAGAAGAGGCTCTTGTATCTAATGTAGATCATTTAAAGATACGGGTACCTATAGTTAGAAACCTTGGAGATGTTAATTTAAGGTTGGAGGATATAGCATTTAGGTATATTGTAGGGAAAGGTAAAGTTATAGATGTTAGGGGACCAGTCTTTTTGAATGTTGAGGTAGATATATGTTAA
- a CDS encoding amidohydrolase: MILIRDVRLLESNGNWDILVEGNRIKRIGRNLLEKESIDKRDVEIIDGKNMAAIPGLVNTHTHIPMTIFRGVADDIPLMEWLNNYIWKMESKLNEELVYIGTLLGTVEMIKSGTTTFNDMYFHLDGIIKGVLESGIRAVLSYGMIDLFDEEKREKEIKNCEKIVKKIIKMDNPRIKPAIGPHAPYTCSKELLTFSHEIAREYNIPVHIHMNETLNEIKIVKEKTGMRPFEYLNSIEFFEGVKVIAAHCVHLSDREIDIIEKKSVVVSHNPISNLKLGSGIAPIPKLLEKNILITLGTDGCGSNNNLNIFEEIKISSLIHKGISLDPTSIPGEVSFKFATLNGGKALNLEVGVLKEGYLADIVLVDLRKPYLIPVENLKSHLVYAFNGVVDTVLIDGNVVLRDGKMTNIDEYKIYEMAEKAYSKLVEDVDIKRDN, from the coding sequence ATGATACTTATAAGGGATGTAAGACTACTGGAGAGCAACGGCAACTGGGACATACTTGTAGAAGGGAACAGGATAAAAAGAATAGGAAGAAACCTATTAGAGAAAGAGAGCATAGATAAAAGAGATGTGGAGATAATAGATGGAAAAAATATGGCGGCGATCCCTGGACTTGTCAATACTCATACTCACATACCCATGACCATCTTTCGAGGTGTTGCAGACGATATCCCCCTTATGGAGTGGTTGAACAATTACATCTGGAAGATGGAATCTAAGTTAAATGAAGAGTTGGTTTATATAGGCACCCTCCTTGGAACTGTAGAGATGATAAAGAGTGGTACAACTACATTTAACGACATGTATTTTCACTTAGATGGTATAATAAAGGGAGTGCTTGAAAGTGGTATAAGGGCTGTCCTCTCCTACGGGATGATAGATCTATTCGACGAGGAGAAAAGGGAGAAAGAGATAAAGAACTGTGAAAAAATAGTAAAAAAGATAATAAAGATGGATAATCCGAGGATAAAACCTGCCATAGGACCCCATGCACCATACACATGTTCCAAGGAACTTCTAACATTTTCCCATGAGATAGCGAGGGAGTATAATATCCCTGTACACATACACATGAATGAGACTTTGAATGAGATAAAAATAGTAAAGGAAAAAACTGGAATGAGACCTTTTGAATACCTTAACTCCATAGAGTTCTTTGAAGGAGTAAAGGTAATTGCAGCCCACTGCGTCCATCTATCAGATAGGGAAATAGATATTATAGAGAAAAAAAGTGTTGTAGTATCCCATAACCCTATAAGTAATTTGAAGTTAGGTTCAGGTATTGCACCTATTCCAAAACTCTTAGAGAAGAATATCCTCATCACCCTTGGAACAGATGGCTGTGGTAGTAATAACAACTTAAACATCTTTGAAGAAATAAAGATATCATCTCTTATCCATAAGGGGATATCCCTAGATCCCACTTCAATACCTGGAGAGGTTTCCTTTAAGTTTGCCACATTAAACGGAGGTAAGGCATTAAACTTAGAGGTTGGAGTGCTGAAAGAAGGATACTTGGCGGATATAGTACTTGTAGATCTCAGGAAACCCTACCTGATACCTGTTGAAAACTTAAAGTCTCATCTAGTCTATGCCTTCAACGGAGTTGTAGATACTGTTTTAATAGATGGAAATGTGGTTCTAAGGGATGGGAAGATGACTAATATCGATGAGTATAAGATTTATGAAATGGCTGAGAAGGCGTATAGTAAGTTAGTTGAAGATGTGGATATTAAAAGGGATAATTAA
- a CDS encoding TldD/PmbA family protein yields MDLEYYLEKLESLSLDAYWDIRIINIRSNNIILKDGSIEEISSGTTTGVAVRVLYKNGWGYGNSHRINFEEIKTLLERAYRMAKLSNENSKKTVILKDVKIYRDHVKSIGKINPKDVDVEEKKGYIIEAHKNMLDKEGMIVSTSVLYSDILGNSLFVSSEGALIRNEVSRVLMGITAVARDNSNIQYASERIGGYGFEVVKEGNIEELSKNTKERAIRLLRAKPCPKGEFKAVLDPELAGVFIHEAVGHASEADLVLQNDSVFKDKIGERVGSDYVTVIDNPLIENAFGYYKYDSEGVKGRETVIIEEGILKSYLHTRETAGRLDMEVTGNGRAEGLNKPLVRMSNTYIKPGDWDFQELIEDTKNGIFLRGSRGGQVDTGKGLFQFNAVEAFLIENGELTTPLRDAGLSGEITEILHNVDGVTKEFKLSVGYCGKNGQSVPVGDGGGSIRTKTIIS; encoded by the coding sequence ATGGATTTAGAGTACTATCTGGAAAAGCTTGAAAGTCTTTCTCTGGACGCCTACTGGGATATAAGGATAATAAACATTAGATCTAACAACATTATACTGAAAGATGGGAGTATAGAAGAGATATCTTCAGGTACAACCACTGGAGTTGCTGTTAGAGTGCTATACAAAAATGGATGGGGGTATGGAAATTCCCACAGAATAAACTTTGAAGAGATTAAAACACTGCTAGAGAGAGCCTACAGAATGGCTAAACTCTCCAACGAGAACTCGAAGAAAACTGTAATACTTAAGGATGTGAAAATTTATAGAGACCATGTAAAATCTATAGGAAAGATAAATCCCAAGGATGTAGATGTGGAAGAGAAGAAGGGGTATATTATAGAAGCCCATAAAAACATGCTAGATAAGGAGGGGATGATAGTAAGTACTTCGGTACTCTACTCAGATATACTGGGAAACTCTCTATTTGTAAGTAGTGAAGGAGCCCTAATAAGGAACGAGGTTAGTAGAGTACTTATGGGAATAACTGCAGTTGCAAGGGATAATTCCAATATACAGTACGCCTCAGAACGTATTGGAGGTTATGGCTTCGAGGTTGTAAAGGAGGGTAATATAGAAGAGTTGTCTAAGAATACTAAGGAGAGGGCTATAAGGTTACTTAGGGCAAAACCTTGTCCAAAGGGAGAGTTTAAAGCTGTTCTAGATCCTGAACTTGCAGGGGTCTTTATCCACGAGGCTGTGGGCCATGCTTCAGAGGCCGATTTAGTGCTACAGAATGACAGTGTATTTAAGGACAAGATAGGTGAGAGAGTCGGTAGTGATTACGTGACTGTAATAGACAATCCCCTTATAGAAAATGCCTTTGGATATTACAAGTACGATAGTGAAGGTGTTAAAGGTAGAGAGACTGTTATAATAGAAGAGGGTATCTTGAAGAGTTACCTCCATACTAGAGAAACTGCAGGACGGTTGGATATGGAGGTTACAGGGAATGGGAGGGCAGAAGGTTTAAATAAGCCCTTAGTTAGAATGAGTAATACCTATATAAAACCGGGGGATTGGGATTTTCAGGAGTTAATAGAAGATACGAAAAATGGTATCTTCCTGAGAGGTTCCCGTGGAGGACAGGTAGATACAGGTAAAGGGCTTTTCCAATTTAATGCAGTTGAGGCTTTTTTAATTGAAAATGGGGAACTTACAACACCATTAAGGGACGCTGGTCTCAGTGGAGAGATAACGGAAATACTTCACAACGTAGATGGTGTTACAAAAGAGTTTAAGCTAAGTGTTGGATACTGTGGTAAAAATGGACAGAGTGTGCCAGTAGGAGATGGAGGAGGTAGTATAAGAACTAAAACGATAATTAGTTGA